The region GCTTGCACTAAGTTTATCCTTCAAGTGCCTTGCAAGCCTTGGAATCCTTCTAAAGAGCCTTGCTGCATCCTCTTCTTCCATGGCAAGGAGGTTGCGGCTATGCTTTTTGGGAACAATCAAAGTATGCCCCTTGGTTGTTTGGGTAATATCCAAGAAGGCTAAAACCTCTTCATCCTCGTAAACCTTAAATGAGGGAATGTCACCACTAATTATCTTACAGAAAATACAATCATTCATATCTTTCTCCCCGAATTTGTTATAATTACATTATAGCAGAAGCCCTGAAATAAGTCTTGTTGGGGAGGGTATTTGCCCTATTTGTCATAAATAAGGGTCGACTAAAAATTTTAACCCAGCAAGATACTTATTAGAAAAGGTAGTAACTAGTAAAAGAGAGGATTATGTATGACTTTAAAAGTTGATAAGGTGTCAGGAGGATATTTTGGATCCAAGGTCCTAAAGGACATAAGTTTTCAGGTGGCAAGTGGTCAATTGGTTGGGCTGATCGGCCTAAATGGGGCAGGAAAATCAACAACCATCCAGGAGATTATGGGTCTTTTAACTCCCTATGAGGGAGTCATTAAAATAAACGATAAAAGTATCCGTGAGGGAGTCGATAGCTACCGCAAGCAAATTGGCTTTATTCCAGAAAGTCCAGCCCTCTATGAGGAGTTGACCTTAAGGGAACATATCGAGATTACGGCCATGGCCTATGATATTCCGCTTGATTTAGCCATGGAACGGGCAGGAAAATTACTGGAAACCTTTCGTCTTAAGGATAAGCTTGAGTGGTTTCCTAAGAATTTTTCCAAGGGGATGAAGCAGAAGGTTATGATTATTTGTGCCTTTTTAACCAAGCCCAGTCTTTATATTATTGATGAGCCCTTTCTAGGACTTGACCCCTTGGCCATCCAGGACTTGATTGAACTCATGTTTGAGATGAAGAGGCAGGGAGCTGCCATTCTTATGAGTACCCATATTCTTTCAACGGCAGAAAAATTTTGCGACAAGTTTGTCGTCCTTCATGATGGGCGTCTGGTAGCTGATGGAACCATCGATGATTTAAGGGACAAGTTTAAGATGCCCCAGGCAAGCCTTGATGATATTTACATAGCCTTGACGAAAGGTGATGAAAATTATGAATAACATAAGTCAAGTTTTTGAAAATCGCAGGCGTGATTTTCATAAAAAAAACATTAAGTACCTCAGGTATGTTTTCAATGACCACTTTGTTATTGTTATCTTCCTCCTCTTGGGATTTTTGATGATTCAATATGCCCAATTGGTTAAAAATATGCCTGACCACTGGAATTTAGGGAAAGTTCTTGTTGTCCTCCTATCTTTAATTAGTCTTTTTGCAGGACGGCTGGCAACATTTTTTGAAGAAGCAGACAGGCTCTTTCTCCTAGCCAAGGAAGAACAAATCAAAGATCAATTGATTGTTTCCATGAAAAAATCAATGATTTTTCCAAGCTTTCTTTTCATTTTACTTGCCCTAATCCTCTATCCTCTAACAGCCAAATCCTTCATGCTAGGCCTGTGGATACTTCCTGTTCAGGTCCTTAGCCTTATTTTCCTTAAAGTTCTACTGATGAAAAGGGAAATCAAATCCTACTATGATAAAGATGGGAATACCAGTGGGCAGGGTATTTTTTCCTGGGACCTAGCCATATCAAGAGAGGAGAAGAGGCAGGCCAGTATCTTGAAGCTTTATAGCCAATTTGTTGACATTCCTGGTATCAAACCAGCTGTTAAAAGGCGGAAATACTTGGATGGCCTACTTAAGCTTGTCAAAAAAGAGCACAAATATACCTATGCAAATCTTTATCTGAGACATTTTTTGAGAACGGGTGACTATCTGGGTCTTTACATGCGACTTGGCCTTCTCTCTCTTGCCCTTCTTGCTTTCGTTGACGGTCAAAGTCTAATTATTCCCCTGATCA is a window of Streptococcaceae bacterium ESL0729 DNA encoding:
- a CDS encoding HIT family protein gives rise to the protein MNDCIFCKIISGDIPSFKVYEDEEVLAFLDITQTTKGHTLIVPKKHSRNLLAMEEEDAARLFRRIPRLARHLKDKLSASGMNILQNNEEVAGQTVFHTHVHLIPRYKEDDGLAISFTNNMDVYDLGELAEKLIYSEEDTVI
- a CDS encoding ABC transporter permease, which codes for MNNISQVFENRRRDFHKKNIKYLRYVFNDHFVIVIFLLLGFLMIQYAQLVKNMPDHWNLGKVLVVLLSLISLFAGRLATFFEEADRLFLLAKEEQIKDQLIVSMKKSMIFPSFLFILLALILYPLTAKSFMLGLWILPVQVLSLIFLKVLLMKREIKSYYDKDGNTSGQGIFSWDLAISREEKRQASILKLYSQFVDIPGIKPAVKRRKYLDGLLKLVKKEHKYTYANLYLRHFLRTGDYLGLYMRLGLLSLALLAFVDGQSLIIPLIILLNFILIFQLMTLKSSYDYQLLSRIYPVSPRMRQKNLYDLLKGLLVVITCLQTLLAFLVFSNKLLVLLIPLGSLLILTLYVRAKVDSRDLKR
- a CDS encoding ABC transporter ATP-binding protein is translated as MTLKVDKVSGGYFGSKVLKDISFQVASGQLVGLIGLNGAGKSTTIQEIMGLLTPYEGVIKINDKSIREGVDSYRKQIGFIPESPALYEELTLREHIEITAMAYDIPLDLAMERAGKLLETFRLKDKLEWFPKNFSKGMKQKVMIICAFLTKPSLYIIDEPFLGLDPLAIQDLIELMFEMKRQGAAILMSTHILSTAEKFCDKFVVLHDGRLVADGTIDDLRDKFKMPQASLDDIYIALTKGDENYE